A single window of Malus sylvestris chromosome 5, drMalSylv7.2, whole genome shotgun sequence DNA harbors:
- the LOC126623495 gene encoding protein MKS1, with translation MDYSTGKSPRRELQLQGPRPTPLRIHKDSHKIKKPPVVPQPSQQPNQQQQPHHYQQPRQPVIIYTVSPKVIHTNPSEFMDLVQRLTGLRRSNSSTTSSSPPSNNNINPLNHDNYNNPPAHDDQGMKKSSTAQDVVEEMEIMDDGGVKKGLFPGILSPGPASLTPIPSNFFSPPADSFFHDLSPVLYGNRNFIEGSFMPSPSNFFSPSTSIDLFNNFPYL, from the coding sequence ATGGATTATTCAACAGGAAAATCTCCAAGAAGAGAGCTTCAACTCCAAGGTCCACGTCCAACGCCTCTCAGGATACACAAAGACTCTCACAAGATCAAGAAACCTCCAGTTGTACCACAACCGTCACAACAACCAAACCAGCAGCAGCAGCCCCATCACTACCAGCAGCCACGTCAGCCGGTCATAATCTACACGGTGTCCCCGAAGGTCATCCACACAAACCCTAGCGAGTTCATGGACCTTGTCCAACGCCTCACCGGCTTACGACGATCAAATTCTTCAACTACATCTTCTTCACCGCCTAGTAATAACAATATTAATCCTCTGAATCACGATAACTATAATAACCCTCCAGCTCATGATGATCAAGGGATGAAGAAAAGCAGTACTGCTCAAGATGTTGTGGAAGAAATGGAAATAATGGATGACGGTGGTGTGAAAAAGGGTTTGTTTCCGGGGATCTTGTCACCAGGGCCCGCTTCACTTACTCCAATTCCGTCAAACTTCTTCTCTCCGCCGGCTGATAGCTTCTTTCATGATTTGAGCCCCGTGCTCTATGGCAACAGGAACTTCATAGAAGGTAGCTTCATGCCTAGTCCTTCAAACTTCTTTTCCCCTTCTACATCCATAGACTTATTCAACAATTTTCCATATttatag